The following are from one region of the Ignavibacteriota bacterium genome:
- a CDS encoding response regulator, protein MPKSKITAIIIDDEKLAREITKGYLKNHPEVEIVAECSNGFDAIKKINELKPDIIFLDIQMPKISGFEMLELLEEPPVIIFTTAFDHYAIKAFEVSAADYLLKPFSEERFNDALKKSLNFLQDKFEHDTVIKNIIDYKDEKIEYLERVVIKEGSKISIIPVETIKWLEAQDDYVMINCDQGRFLKQKTMKYFENHLNENNFIRIHRSYIINVDFIQHLEQTGKESYQIILKNSKQLPVSKTGLTKLRNTL, encoded by the coding sequence ATGCCAAAAAGTAAAATCACAGCCATCATAATCGATGATGAAAAGTTAGCCCGTGAAATAACAAAAGGCTATCTGAAAAATCATCCCGAAGTTGAGATTGTTGCAGAATGTTCAAATGGATTTGATGCAATAAAAAAAATCAATGAGCTAAAACCGGACATAATTTTCCTCGATATTCAAATGCCAAAAATTAGCGGCTTTGAAATGCTTGAACTTCTCGAAGAACCACCCGTAATAATTTTCACAACTGCTTTCGATCATTATGCAATCAAAGCATTTGAAGTGAGTGCAGCAGATTATCTGCTCAAACCTTTTTCTGAAGAACGTTTTAATGATGCACTAAAAAAATCTTTAAATTTCCTGCAGGATAAATTTGAACACGATACTGTAATTAAAAATATTATTGATTATAAAGATGAAAAGATAGAGTATCTTGAAAGAGTTGTTATTAAAGAAGGTTCAAAAATCTCAATCATTCCTGTGGAAACAATAAAATGGCTGGAAGCTCAGGACGATTATGTGATGATAAACTGCGATCAGGGAAGATTCCTCAAACAAAAGACGATGAAATATTTCGAGAACCATCTTAATGAAAATAATTTTATAAGAATTCATCGTTCATATATCATCAATGTTGATTTTATTCAGCACCTTGAACAAACCGGAAAAGAATCCTACCAAATTATTCTGAAGAACAGTAAACAGCTTCCCGTTAGTAAGACAGGATTGACAAAGCTGAGAAACACACTTTAA
- a CDS encoding histidine kinase translates to MQDNPILRNFRNIIILLLYSVSFAVISFLILFFGLKLDLYASVVESLVSAILLSGLTIIWHYPAKYISIEQNHLFKIFISHTISAIISSGLWVLFIYLLMVPIIGFGDRYENYFYKTILWRFLVGFLLYAIVVSFYYLVSYYSELQERSLKESELKNLVTQAELRSLKFQINPHFIFNSMNSMSALTEIDPKKAKEMIIKLADFLRYILATNEREKNKLSEELKNIRLYLDIEKIRFEDKFDYREELNDDCSKIEIPNMILQPLFENVIKHAVYETFDKVLLTLKCSFVRMKSSGDEGYLKIQLINNFDESTKSRKGTGVGLKNINDRLNLIYKRNDLMEVKKEKGIFSVTLFIPIEEDIRNN, encoded by the coding sequence ATGCAAGACAATCCCATTCTCCGGAATTTCAGGAACATAATAATTCTTCTGCTGTATTCCGTTTCATTCGCGGTTATCAGTTTTCTGATTTTGTTTTTCGGTCTGAAACTTGATCTGTATGCATCTGTTGTAGAAAGTCTTGTTTCTGCCATATTGCTATCTGGGTTAACAATCATCTGGCATTATCCCGCAAAATATATTTCGATTGAGCAAAATCATCTATTTAAAATTTTTATTAGTCATACCATCAGTGCGATTATTTCTTCGGGTTTATGGGTGCTGTTTATCTATCTGTTAATGGTTCCGATAATTGGGTTTGGTGATAGATACGAAAATTATTTTTACAAAACTATTCTTTGGCGATTTCTCGTTGGGTTTCTTCTTTATGCAATCGTAGTTTCTTTTTACTATCTAGTTTCATATTATTCTGAACTGCAGGAAAGATCCCTTAAAGAATCAGAATTAAAAAATCTGGTAACACAAGCAGAATTAAGATCACTGAAGTTTCAAATCAATCCTCATTTTATTTTTAATAGTATGAATTCAATGAGTGCTTTAACAGAAATCGATCCAAAAAAAGCAAAAGAGATGATAATAAAGCTTGCTGATTTTCTCAGGTATATACTGGCTACAAACGAAAGAGAGAAAAATAAGTTAAGTGAGGAATTAAAAAATATTCGTCTTTATCTTGATATCGAAAAGATTCGCTTTGAAGATAAGTTTGATTACAGGGAAGAGTTAAATGATGATTGCAGCAAAATTGAAATACCGAATATGATTCTTCAACCGTTATTTGAGAATGTAATCAAGCACGCTGTTTATGAAACTTTTGATAAAGTATTACTAACTTTAAAGTGTAGTTTTGTCCGAATGAAATCATCCGGAGATGAAGGATATTTAAAAATCCAGTTGATCAATAATTTTGATGAATCAACCAAATCAAGAAAAGGTACGGGCGTGGGACTTAAAAATATAAACGACAGATTAAATCTTATTTATAAACGAAATGACTTGATGGAAGTAAAAAAAGAAAAAGGTATTTTTAGTGTGACTTTATTTATACCAATTGAGGAAGATATTCGTAATAATTAG
- a CDS encoding acetaldehyde dehydrogenase (acetylating) — MILDKDLLSIQEARSLAAKAKEAQLEYKHFSQQQVDKIVKAMAEAGYSASEKLAKMACDESGFGKFEDKIIKNQFATKNVYESIKNLKTVGIVSEEANGKVLKIAEPMGVVCALVPSTNPTSTAMFKALISLKSRNAIVASPHPKTAKCTIEALKILSDAAEKVGTPKGLIQCMSEPTIEGTDALMHDKNISVILATGSSQMVKSAYSSGKPAYGVGPGNVPAFIERTADYRKAVADIVYGTTFDNGTLCSSEQSMIVDLPLKEKVIEEAIAQGCYFVNAEEKEKLTKAVQTNLHINPEIVGKPAKFIAKYAGFEVPENTQVLIATCYEVGKKEPLSIEKLSPILSFYIADGWLEGCHRCIDLLQFGGIGHTLVIHSNDEPIIMKFALEKPAFRILVNTVASIGAVGYTTALEPSMTLGPGTWGGSIISDNVSAKHLLNIKSLAFETNPINKGKSVVKFEVQKYKGGKDWFIKEIEERLRERAGNLPLKDVYTYSEKEKPTEEKLEPTKPITYGTGISEVEIKKIIEEFK; from the coding sequence ATGATACTTGACAAAGATTTACTTTCAATCCAGGAAGCCCGCAGCCTGGCTGCAAAAGCCAAAGAAGCGCAGCTTGAATACAAACACTTCTCACAACAGCAAGTTGATAAAATTGTAAAAGCTATGGCAGAAGCTGGTTATTCTGCATCGGAAAAACTTGCAAAGATGGCTTGCGATGAAAGCGGTTTTGGAAAATTTGAAGACAAGATTATCAAAAATCAATTTGCAACAAAGAATGTTTACGAGTCGATAAAGAATTTAAAAACAGTCGGTATAGTTTCAGAGGAAGCAAACGGAAAAGTTTTAAAAATTGCAGAACCGATGGGAGTTGTGTGTGCACTTGTTCCTTCTACAAATCCAACCTCAACTGCAATGTTCAAAGCATTAATTTCTTTGAAGAGCAGAAATGCAATCGTTGCAAGTCCACATCCTAAAACTGCAAAGTGTACGATTGAAGCGTTAAAGATTTTATCTGATGCTGCTGAAAAAGTCGGTACACCAAAAGGATTAATTCAATGTATGAGTGAGCCGACGATTGAAGGAACAGATGCATTGATGCACGATAAAAATATTTCTGTTATTCTAGCAACAGGAAGTTCTCAGATGGTAAAATCAGCTTATAGTTCAGGCAAACCTGCGTACGGAGTCGGACCTGGCAATGTTCCTGCATTCATTGAACGAACTGCTGATTATCGAAAAGCTGTTGCCGATATTGTTTACGGAACAACTTTCGACAACGGAACTTTGTGTTCATCCGAACAATCAATGATTGTTGATCTTCCGTTAAAAGAAAAAGTTATTGAAGAAGCAATTGCACAAGGCTGCTATTTTGTTAATGCAGAAGAAAAAGAAAAACTTACAAAAGCAGTACAGACAAATCTTCATATCAATCCTGAAATAGTTGGAAAGCCTGCCAAGTTTATTGCCAAGTATGCAGGGTTTGAAGTTCCTGAGAACACACAAGTATTAATCGCAACTTGTTATGAAGTTGGTAAGAAAGAACCGCTGTCCATAGAAAAACTTTCGCCAATATTATCTTTTTATATTGCTGATGGCTGGCTTGAAGGATGTCATCGTTGTATTGATCTTCTGCAGTTTGGTGGAATCGGACATACACTTGTAATCCATTCCAATGATGAACCGATAATAATGAAATTTGCACTCGAGAAACCGGCATTCAGAATTCTGGTCAATACAGTTGCATCAATCGGTGCGGTTGGTTACACAACAGCACTTGAACCTTCAATGACACTCGGACCTGGAACCTGGGGTGGTTCAATTATTTCAGATAATGTTAGTGCAAAACATCTTCTGAATATTAAATCGCTTGCTTTTGAAACTAATCCAATCAATAAAGGAAAAAGTGTAGTTAAGTTCGAAGTTCAGAAATACAAAGGTGGAAAAGATTGGTTCATAAAAGAAATTGAAGAGAGACTTCGTGAACGTGCAGGTAATCTTCCGTTAAAAGATGTTTACACTTACTCTGAAAAAGAAAAACCAACCGAAGAGAAATTAGAACCAACCAAACCAATTACTTACGGAACAGGAATTTCTGAGGTAGAGATTAAAAAAATAATTGAAGAGTTTAAGTGA
- a CDS encoding T9SS type A sorting domain-containing protein produces MKNLFKILLCVLILFTEIEIKSAPFDTGMITLTQPNDVTFIGQIWGDEFIYWMETEDGYRFIETYSGWYYYAALDQNGEYAPTNYKVGIDSPPASSYKLERSQARINEIVEQIEQFNEQIEINRQWFAQKQAEAQGQPVTLKVGVILIGFTDTLHYQGGNRPNGYLTADFDSLMFSYNYWIGSGVNSPHPEEEEVFGSFRDYWHQISKGKLRIEGRVANPTDQNGVPKWLRANYNKQHYYDSGNWQELSNEAITKALDSMYIDTTNTNSPNYFDKLVIVYAGVVRFHGALLVNGHRLGGKYILLAERSSKKLHHSPDWSFTHIGIYAHEFGHNLGINDEYSGYYEYTDILNYCLMGHGIYNGPLEKGECPATLSPYHRLNKNWVSAIPIENDTIDFIVEYDYDNPKLYRIDPINATNGEHYIIESRNREGFDLYTPSDPADTVDQPGRLLVWHHDIDPYPFDEDKDRIMVKPADNELEDDSKLTDFFPRQINPNSQDLTDITIPSSTLGRIGSNFSNERPAHFSLSGIQKLSNGNTLIDEVILDNNLSSDTITVVRNYQSGWRFASVPVVISDYSVQSVFPTADTNSVYKYLFGYIKVNTLENGLGYWVKFLSSAQKSFFGWPLNYLDIIVFPGWNITGTLSSNFLISNICTEPENIIDYIYGYENGYVLMTKDSSFIPGKGYWVKTKNLTSTGHLILNKYGDPCWMPKITSSFDLDLSKMDKFIVTDSTGYSQTLYVSNTDVDTLMLNLNLDLPPIFSEIDFDSRFEYNEYVKKVSADSGSIDLNILVHTNSYPVSLVWELNPENGINYSFINDSGTGKISASLNELSQLTFYNLNDNMIKLSAMATDRNGLSNTPLKFDLYQNYPNPFNPVTIIKYDIVKVQDVKVTIYDILGREVKTLVNEQQQPGSYTIKWDASNVSSGVYFYQLKSKDYINTKKMILLK; encoded by the coding sequence GTGAAAAATTTGTTTAAAATATTGTTATGTGTTTTAATTCTATTCACAGAAATAGAAATTAAATCGGCACCATTCGACACAGGAATGATCACACTCACTCAGCCCAACGATGTTACCTTTATTGGGCAGATTTGGGGTGATGAATTTATTTACTGGATGGAAACGGAAGATGGTTACCGTTTTATTGAAACTTATAGCGGTTGGTATTATTACGCAGCATTAGATCAAAACGGTGAATATGCACCAACAAATTATAAAGTCGGAATAGATTCACCTCCTGCATCATCTTACAAACTTGAAAGATCTCAAGCGAGAATAAATGAAATAGTTGAACAGATTGAACAATTCAATGAACAAATTGAAATTAATAGGCAATGGTTTGCACAGAAGCAAGCAGAAGCACAAGGGCAGCCTGTTACTTTAAAAGTAGGTGTTATTTTAATTGGATTCACAGATACTTTGCATTATCAAGGTGGAAACAGACCAAACGGCTACCTGACAGCAGATTTTGATAGTTTGATGTTCTCTTACAATTATTGGATTGGTTCTGGCGTTAATAGTCCTCATCCCGAGGAAGAAGAAGTATTTGGTAGTTTCAGAGATTACTGGCATCAAATATCAAAAGGTAAATTAAGAATAGAAGGACGTGTAGCAAATCCAACAGACCAGAACGGTGTACCCAAATGGTTAAGAGCAAACTATAATAAACAACATTATTATGATTCGGGTAATTGGCAGGAACTATCAAACGAAGCAATTACTAAAGCGTTAGATTCAATGTATATTGATACAACAAATACTAACTCACCTAACTACTTTGATAAATTAGTAATTGTTTATGCGGGTGTAGTAAGATTTCATGGTGCTTTACTTGTAAACGGTCATCGTCTAGGGGGAAAATATATTTTGCTTGCCGAACGTAGTTCAAAAAAATTACATCACAGCCCAGATTGGTCATTTACTCATATAGGAATTTATGCTCATGAATTTGGGCATAATTTAGGAATAAACGATGAATATTCTGGCTATTATGAATACACAGATATACTAAATTACTGCTTAATGGGACATGGGATTTATAACGGTCCTCTTGAAAAAGGAGAATGCCCAGCTACACTATCACCTTATCATAGATTAAACAAAAATTGGGTGAGTGCAATTCCTATTGAGAATGATACAATTGATTTTATTGTTGAATATGACTATGATAATCCCAAACTATACAGAATCGATCCCATCAATGCTACTAACGGTGAACATTACATAATAGAATCAAGAAATAGGGAAGGATTCGATTTATATACCCCATCGGATCCCGCAGACACAGTTGATCAACCTGGAAGATTATTAGTCTGGCATCACGATATTGATCCATATCCATTTGATGAAGACAAGGATCGTATAATGGTTAAGCCTGCTGATAATGAACTTGAGGATGATTCTAAATTAACAGACTTCTTTCCAAGACAAATTAATCCAAATAGCCAGGATTTAACCGATATTACAATACCATCTTCAACTCTTGGTAGAATAGGCTCTAACTTCTCAAATGAAAGACCTGCTCATTTTTCTTTATCTGGAATTCAAAAATTATCAAATGGAAACACTCTAATTGATGAAGTAATATTAGATAATAATTTATCATCAGATACAATTACAGTAGTGAGAAACTATCAAAGCGGATGGCGTTTTGCAAGTGTTCCGGTCGTAATTTCTGATTATTCTGTTCAATCAGTTTTCCCTACTGCAGATACCAATAGCGTTTATAAATATTTATTCGGTTACATTAAAGTTAACACATTAGAAAATGGTCTTGGTTATTGGGTAAAATTCTTGTCATCAGCACAGAAATCTTTTTTTGGTTGGCCATTAAACTATCTTGACATAATAGTGTTTCCGGGCTGGAATATTACAGGCACTCTCTCGAGCAATTTCCTGATATCAAATATTTGCACAGAGCCCGAAAATATAATCGACTATATATATGGATATGAGAACGGATATGTTCTTATGACCAAAGACAGTTCTTTTATTCCTGGAAAGGGTTATTGGGTTAAAACTAAAAACTTAACTAGCACAGGTCATTTAATCTTGAATAAGTATGGTGATCCTTGCTGGATGCCCAAGATTACTTCTTCTTTCGACTTAGATTTATCCAAAATGGATAAATTTATTGTTACAGACTCTACAGGATACTCGCAAACTCTTTATGTCTCGAACACTGATGTTGATACTTTGATGTTGAATCTAAACTTAGATCTTCCACCTATATTCTCGGAAATAGATTTTGATTCGAGATTTGAATACAACGAGTATGTAAAAAAAGTTTCTGCCGATAGTGGTTCAATAGATTTAAATATCCTGGTTCATACAAATTCATATCCGGTAAGTCTAGTATGGGAATTAAATCCGGAGAATGGTATTAATTATTCATTCATAAATGATAGTGGGACGGGAAAAATTTCAGCTTCTCTTAACGAATTAAGCCAATTAACTTTTTATAATCTAAATGATAATATGATTAAACTATCGGCAATGGCAACTGATAGAAATGGTTTATCAAATACTCCTCTAAAGTTTGACTTATATCAAAATTATCCTAATCCATTTAATCCTGTTACAATAATAAAGTATGATATTGTTAAAGTGCAGGATGTGAAAGTTACAATTTATGATATTCTTGGGCGAGAAGTGAAAACATTGGTAAATGAACAACAGCAACCAGGGAGTTATACAATAAAGTGGGATGCATCAAATGTATCAAGCGGTGTATATTTTTATCAGCTTAAATCGAAAGACTATATTAATACAAAGAAAATGATATTGTTGAAGTAA
- a CDS encoding T9SS type A sorting domain-containing protein, with product MILNYDNVIPVEFDLFTASVLQNEKEVRLNWTTATETNNSGFEILRIAQNENVWGTIGFVPGFGTTTEPKSYSFTDENITAGNYKYRLKQIDFDGTFKYSNEIEVTVDFTPKELVLYQNYPNPFNPITIIRFEIPSQTRNVNVFVTLKVYDVLGNEVAILVNEEKQLGAYEVEFNGSQLSSGIYYYTLTSGNFSSTKKLILFK from the coding sequence ATGATATTGAATTATGATAACGTTATACCGGTTGAGTTTGATTTGTTCACAGCTTCAGTATTACAAAATGAAAAAGAAGTTCGGCTTAATTGGACAACAGCAACTGAAACAAATAACTCAGGCTTTGAGATTCTTCGCATTGCTCAGAATGAAAATGTGTGGGGAACAATTGGTTTTGTTCCGGGATTTGGAACTACAACAGAGCCAAAATCATATTCTTTTACTGATGAGAATATTACAGCCGGAAATTATAAATACCGGCTTAAGCAAATTGACTTTGATGGAACATTCAAATATTCAAATGAAATAGAAGTCACAGTAGATTTTACTCCGAAAGAATTGGTGCTTTACCAGAATTACCCAAATCCGTTCAATCCTATTACTATAATTCGTTTCGAGATTCCGAGTCAAACCCGAAATGTCAATGTGTTTGTAACGTTAAAAGTTTACGATGTACTTGGCAATGAAGTTGCAATATTAGTTAATGAAGAAAAACAACTCGGTGCATATGAAGTTGAATTTAATGGTTCTCAACTATCAAGCGGAATTTATTACTACACTTTAACCTCCGGTAATTTTTCATCAACAAAAAAACTTATCTTGTTCAAGTAG
- a CDS encoding aminotransferase class V-fold PLP-dependent enzyme, which yields MNKLEQYFAPFRENIVGYNKTFTSPYGEKRIIYADWIASGRLYKPIEEKISEVFGPLVGNTHSEASETGTSMTHSYHEAHEIIKKHCNASKDDVIITTGSGMTGVICKFQRLLGLKIPEQLHDYLKLPEELRPIVFVTHIEHHSNQTTWLETIADVIVISPTDEGLVDENDLERLLVKYKNRQLKIGAFSACSNVTGIELPVHKLAKIVHKHGGYCFVDFACSAPYVKIDMHPPDPSEKLDAIYFSPHKFLGGPGSSGVLIFDSQLYKNKVPDQPGGGTVDWTNPWGQHKFVSNIELREDGGTPAFLQAIKAALCIKLKEEMSVDKMRKREEELIDIAFEEMSKIPGLHILAQHIKHRLGAISFYVDDIHYNLIVRLLNDRYGIQTRGGCSCAGTYGHYLLHVDPQRSKRITDKIDSGDLSEKPGWVRMSIHPTMTNDELYLITNAIKEIVENIDKWQKDYTYDIHKNEYLHNSSNGEDKKRVKSWFDLSQKESIEKD from the coding sequence ATGAACAAATTAGAACAATATTTCGCTCCATTCAGAGAAAATATTGTAGGTTATAATAAAACATTCACTTCGCCTTATGGTGAAAAGAGAATTATTTATGCCGACTGGATAGCTAGCGGACGTTTATACAAACCAATCGAAGAAAAAATAAGTGAAGTATTCGGACCACTCGTCGGCAATACTCACTCAGAAGCAAGTGAAACCGGCACATCAATGACTCACTCATATCACGAAGCTCACGAGATAATTAAAAAACATTGCAATGCTTCAAAAGATGATGTGATAATTACAACCGGTTCGGGAATGACAGGAGTTATCTGCAAGTTCCAAAGATTACTTGGTCTAAAAATTCCAGAGCAATTGCATGACTATCTGAAACTTCCTGAAGAACTTCGACCGATTGTTTTTGTAACACACATAGAACATCATTCAAATCAAACTACCTGGCTTGAAACAATTGCAGATGTAATTGTTATTTCTCCAACAGATGAAGGTTTGGTTGATGAGAACGATCTCGAAAGATTATTAGTCAAATATAAAAATCGTCAATTAAAAATCGGTGCATTCTCTGCTTGCTCAAATGTTACAGGAATTGAACTGCCTGTTCACAAGCTTGCAAAGATTGTTCACAAACACGGCGGATATTGTTTTGTTGATTTTGCTTGCTCAGCGCCCTATGTAAAAATTGATATGCATCCACCTGATCCATCAGAAAAACTTGATGCAATTTATTTTTCACCTCATAAGTTTCTTGGTGGACCTGGGTCCTCTGGAGTTTTAATTTTTGATTCACAGCTTTATAAAAATAAAGTTCCGGATCAGCCCGGCGGTGGAACAGTTGACTGGACAAATCCGTGGGGTCAGCATAAATTTGTTTCCAATATTGAATTACGAGAAGATGGTGGAACTCCGGCTTTTCTTCAGGCAATTAAAGCTGCACTTTGTATAAAGTTGAAAGAAGAAATGTCAGTTGATAAAATGAGAAAGAGGGAAGAAGAATTAATTGATATTGCATTTGAAGAGATGAGTAAAATCCCCGGTTTACACATTCTTGCTCAACATATCAAACATCGGCTTGGTGCAATTTCATTTTATGTGGACGATATTCATTACAACCTTATTGTCAGATTATTGAATGACCGATACGGAATTCAAACACGAGGGGGTTGTTCCTGTGCAGGAACTTACGGACATTATCTTCTCCACGTTGATCCACAAAGATCAAAAAGAATAACAGATAAAATTGATTCAGGTGATCTTTCAGAAAAACCCGGATGGGTGAGGATGTCAATTCATCCAACAATGACAAACGATGAATTGTATCTTATCACAAATGCCATAAAAGAAATTGTAGAAAATATTGACAAATGGCAAAAAGATTATACGTATGACATTCACAAAAATGAATACTTACACAATTCGTCAAACGGAGAAGATAAAAAAAGAGTTAAAAGCTGGTTCGATCTTTCACAGAAAGAATCAATTGAGAAAGACTGA
- a CDS encoding aminotransferase class I/II-fold pyridoxal phosphate-dependent enzyme, translating into MKNHSKLDFQTKCVHSGIDEYEYGSVVPPIYQTSTFKFKSAQHGASLFSGEEKGYIYTRMLNPTIEAMENAIAELEGGHKALGCGSGMAAVHTIFASLLSTGDHVVCSAAVYGPTTTLLNTVMKKFGVDTTFVDTSEIENVKDAIKPNTKVVYLETPGNPTLCISDIEEISKIAHKIKAKVVVDNTFMSPALQNPLLLGADVVMHSLTKFLNGHADVVGGIIVVKDEETYKHFRKTLNQLGGVIDPFNSFLVHRGLKTLGLRMQRHCESAQKIAEWLEKHPMVKSIAYPGLKNHPQYVVGLKQHKGSGGMITFEVNGGIEAGKILMNSLHLCQLAVSLGGVETLIQHPASMTHFSMGKEARLAGGISDGLVRLSVGIENVDDLISDLEQALEKVKEAHFIEAEAERI; encoded by the coding sequence ATGAAAAACCATTCCAAACTCGACTTCCAAACAAAATGTGTACACTCAGGAATTGATGAATATGAATACGGTTCAGTAGTTCCGCCAATTTACCAGACATCAACATTCAAATTTAAATCTGCTCAACATGGTGCTTCACTTTTTTCTGGCGAAGAAAAAGGATATATCTATACAAGAATGCTCAACCCAACAATTGAAGCGATGGAAAATGCTATTGCAGAACTCGAAGGTGGACATAAAGCTCTCGGCTGCGGAAGTGGAATGGCTGCGGTTCATACGATTTTTGCTTCACTGCTTTCAACTGGTGATCACGTTGTTTGTTCTGCCGCAGTTTACGGACCAACAACTACTTTATTGAATACTGTAATGAAAAAATTTGGAGTTGATACTACATTCGTTGACACTTCAGAGATTGAAAATGTTAAAGATGCAATCAAGCCAAACACAAAAGTTGTTTATCTCGAAACACCCGGTAATCCGACTCTGTGCATCTCTGATATAGAAGAAATTTCAAAAATAGCTCACAAGATTAAAGCAAAAGTTGTTGTCGATAACACATTCATGAGCCCTGCACTTCAAAATCCTTTGCTGCTTGGTGCTGATGTAGTTATGCACAGTCTGACTAAATTTTTAAATGGACACGCTGATGTTGTCGGAGGAATTATTGTCGTAAAAGATGAAGAGACTTATAAACATTTCAGAAAAACTCTCAACCAACTCGGGGGTGTAATTGATCCGTTCAACTCTTTTCTGGTACACCGCGGATTGAAAACACTTGGGTTAAGAATGCAGCGTCATTGTGAAAGCGCACAGAAGATTGCCGAATGGCTTGAGAAACATCCAATGGTTAAAAGCATTGCTTATCCCGGTTTAAAAAATCATCCACAATATGTAGTTGGGTTAAAACAACACAAAGGTTCAGGTGGAATGATAACTTTTGAAGTTAATGGTGGAATTGAAGCAGGAAAAATTCTTATGAACTCACTTCATCTTTGTCAGCTTGCCGTAAGTCTTGGTGGTGTTGAAACATTAATTCAACATCCGGCAAGTATGACTCATTTCTCAATGGGAAAAGAAGCAAGATTGGCTGGAGGAATTTCAGATGGATTAGTTAGACTATCAGTAGGCATCGAAAATGTTGATGACCTTATCTCTGATCTCGAACAAGCTCTTGAAAAAGTAAAAGAAGCTCATTTCATTGAAGCGGAAGCAGAACGAATTTAA
- a CDS encoding cytidylate kinase-like family protein gives MAIGVYEKSKRYIESNTQKPDQQKHKKGVYPCITISRQTGAGSKVVCEKLIEIMDNYSEFEGVKWAYFDQNLIERVLEDHHLPQQISEYMKEEKFKNIDAVVYEMLGLKPSEWTIVHKTTETILQLARMGNVVIVGRGAPFITAKLKNAFHVRLIASLEKRVEHIKTLMNLNEKEALAHIKKEDEDRKKYLKSYFHVDVDDPLLYHLTINTELLTHDAAAHLIAEAVVQKFPDLFPQFAH, from the coding sequence ATGGCAATCGGAGTTTACGAAAAAAGCAAACGATATATAGAATCCAACACACAAAAACCGGATCAGCAAAAACACAAAAAAGGTGTTTATCCGTGTATTACTATCTCTCGTCAGACGGGTGCAGGTTCAAAAGTGGTTTGCGAAAAGTTGATAGAAATAATGGATAATTATTCAGAGTTTGAAGGTGTGAAGTGGGCGTACTTTGATCAAAATCTTATTGAAAGAGTTCTTGAGGATCACCATCTTCCGCAACAAATTTCAGAATATATGAAAGAAGAAAAGTTTAAGAATATTGATGCTGTTGTTTATGAGATGCTTGGATTGAAACCATCTGAATGGACAATCGTACACAAAACAACTGAAACTATTTTGCAGCTTGCGCGAATGGGTAATGTTGTGATTGTTGGAAGAGGTGCTCCATTCATTACCGCAAAATTAAAAAATGCATTTCATGTCAGACTTATTGCTTCACTTGAGAAAAGAGTTGAGCATATAAAAACATTAATGAACCTGAATGAAAAAGAAGCATTAGCTCATATTAAAAAGGAAGATGAAGATAGAAAGAAATATCTGAAATCTTATTTCCATGTAGATGTTGACGATCCGTTGCTCTATCATCTGACAATCAATACAGAATTATTAACTCACGATGCTGCTGCTCATTTAATTGCGGAAGCTGTTGTGCAAAAGTTCCCGGATTTGTTTCCGCAGTTTGCGCATTGA
- a CDS encoding GxxExxY protein, whose translation MAELIYKDEFYKIIGICMEVHRTLGRGFLEIIYKDAIEFEFKKNIIPYEREKEYSIPYKEIILPHKYHADFVVYDKIILEVKAVSGIIEGFTKQTLNYLSASKNKLGIIVNFGEDSLKFQRLVL comes from the coding sequence ATGGCTGAATTGATATATAAAGATGAATTTTATAAAATTATTGGAATTTGTATGGAAGTACATAGAACTCTTGGTCGGGGATTTTTAGAAATAATTTATAAGGATGCAATTGAATTTGAATTTAAGAAAAACATTATTCCATACGAAAGAGAAAAAGAATATTCTATACCATACAAAGAGATAATCTTACCTCACAAATATCATGCAGATTTTGTAGTTTACGATAAAATAATTTTAGAAGTAAAAGCAGTGAGCGGAATTATAGAAGGATTCACTAAACAAACATTAAATTACTTAAGTGCATCCAAAAATAAACTAGGTATTATCGTAAATTTCGGAGAAGATTCTCTAAAATTTCAAAGATTGGTATTATAA